From Campylobacter showae:
AGCGACGCGATGATGTTTGCTTGCGAGGTGGATTTTGGCGTCTAAATTTGACGAGCGGCGGATGATGGTTTTTAAATAAAATTTAGGAGAAATATGCGAAATTTAGAGCAAATTTTAGCGTCGCTAGACGAGAGCGCGCAAAAGGTTTTGGTTTTAGGATGCGCAAAACACCCCGTTTGGGACGATGCGAACGAGGTTTTCGCGCTAGCTACGAGGCAAATTTTAGATAAAAGCCTAGGGTTGCAAAAGGGCGTGGATTATAGCAAAACTCCTAAATTTTATGGTGCCCGGCCGCTCGCGTTTATCGGCGTGCATGCGCAGATGATCGGGCGAAAAAGCATAGGATTTTTGCTCACGGAAAGACATCTTTTGGTTAAATTTGACGCGTCGGCCGTAAACGTAGACGAGGTAGCGGCGGCATTTAGGCTAGGTAAGTATCTGCAAAACGAGCTGGAAAATCTCGCGTGGCAAGAGCTACAAAAATGCGAATTTGAAATCGAGGACGAGATGAAAGCGGCGATGAAAACTGCGCTAAAAGCCGTTTTAAACGCTATTTTTGAGGACGGAGTCCAAAACGATGAGGCGAAAATTTCGGATAAACTTTTAGAGCTCGGTCTTGGCGAAGCGCTAAAAACGCCGCTTGACGAGACGAAGCTGCTATCAAAATCGCTTAGCGTCTTTAAGCCTGTCTCGCCGATGCTTCACAGCCTTGACCGCTCGCTTTTTGGTAAGCCTTACGGCGTGATACTGGACGAGCGCGGACTAATTAGCCGTGAGCTGATGGAAGAGCCGGTTTTTAGCTCGTGGGACGAGATCGCAGACGCGCCCGTAACGGTAAAAGAGGGAGAAGAAGACGTTATAATAATCGGCGAAAAAGAGCATAAGATACCTCCCGAGCTAAAAGAGAAAAAGGAAAATTTCGCCGGGTTTTTAAAATTTACGGCGGCGCTAAAAGCGTAAAATTTAAGCCGAATTTTCGTATAATCGCATAAAAACTAAGGAGAAAAAATGCTAAAAAAGATGGCTGATACGATAAGGTTTTTGTGCGCTGATATGGTGCAGCAGGCAAATAGCGGGCATCCGGGCGCGCCGATGGGGCTAGCGGACGTCATGGTCGTGCTGGCTAAATTTCTAAATCACAATCCTAAAAATCCAAACTGGCTAAACCGCGACAGGCTCGTGTTTAGCGGCGGTCACGCAAGCTCGCTCGTGTATAGCTTTTTGCATCTTAGCGGCTATGATCTTAGCCTTGATGATCTAAAAAACTTCCGTCAGCTGGGCTCCAAAACTCCTGGCCACCCAGAGATCCACACAAAAGGCGTCGAAGTAGCGACCGGACCGCTAGGCCAAGGCGTAGCAAACGCGGTGGGCTTTGCTATGGCGGCAAAATACGCGGCTAATCTACTAAACGACCCCCAAAACGCCGTCATCGATCATAAAATTTACTGCCTCTGCGGCGACGGAGACTTGCAGGAGGGCATCAGCTACGAGGCCTGTGCGGTCGCGGGCAACCTGCATCTAGACAACCTCGTGCTGATCTACGACTCCAACAACATCACGATCGAGGGCGACACGAGTATAGCTTGGAGCGAGGACGTGAAGGCGAGGTTTGAGGCTCAGGGCTGGGACGTCGCGCGCATCGACGGTCACGACTACGATCAGATCGAGTTTGCGCTCGAGCAAGCCGCCGAAAAAGAGCGCCCGTATCTCATCATCGCAAACACCCGCATCGCAAAGGGCGCGGGCGAGCTAGAGGGCAGCCACCATAGCCACGGCGCGCCGCTTGGCGAGGAGATCATAAAGGCTGCTAAAATCGCAGCTGGCTTTGATCCGGAGCGTAAATTTGATATTGGCGAGGACGTGCTCATTCGCTTCCGCGCCGCGCTAGAAAAGGGCGACCTGGCCGAAGCTCAGTGGAACAAAAAGGTAGAAAATCTAAGTAGTGAGAGCAAAAATATGCTAAACGCGCTACTAAATCCAGATTTTAGCAAGATAAACTTCCCTGATTTTACCGGCAAAAAGCTAGCCACGCGCGACAGTAACGGCGTAATCATGAACGAGATCGCGCGTGCGCTGCCGGGCTTTATCGGCGGTAGCGCGGATCTGGCTCCATCAAACAAAACCGAGCTAAAAGGCATGGGCGACTTCCCTAACGGACGCAACATCCACTACGGTATCCGCGAGCACGCTATGGCCGCGATAAACAACGCGGTCGCTAGATACGGACTTTTCTTGCCGTTTAGCGCGACGTTTTTTATCTTTAGCGACTACCTAAAGCCGTCTGCGCGTATCGCTTCGTTGATGAGCATCAGGCACTTTTTTATCTTTACGCACGACAGTATCGGCGTGGGCGAGGACGGCCCGACGCATCAGCCTATCGAGCAGCTCAGCACGCTTCGCGCGATGCCGAACTTTTATACCTTCCGCCCGGCTGATGGCAACGAAAACGCGCTTTGCTGGAAGGCGGCGTTAAATTTACGCGCTCCAAGCGCCTTCGTGCTAAGCCGCCAAGGCCTAGCTCCGCTTGAAAAAGGCGAATTTGGCGGGGTAGAAAACGGCGCGTATCTGCTAAAACGCGCGCAAAACGCCAAAATCACGCTGATAGCTAGCGGCAGCGAAGTGGAGCTTTGCGTCAAGGCGGCTGAAATTTTAGCCGCTCGCGGTATCGGCGCGAACGTAGTCTCTGCGCCGTGCTTTGACCTGCTTTGCGAGCAGCCGCGCGAGTACGTAGATCAGATCATAGATCCAGCGACCAAGGTCATCGCCGTCGAAGCCGCAAGCGCGCTAGAGTGGTATAAATTCGCGGGTGAAATTTACTCGATGAAGAGCTTTGGCGAGAGCGGTAAGGCGGGCGCATTGTTCGAATACTTTGGCTTTACGCCTGAAAAGATTGCGGAGTTTGCGAGCGAACGCGCATGAAAACGGCGTTAGTTTTAATCGATATCCAAAACGATTATTTCAAGGGCGGCACAAACGAACTCGTAGGGCAAGAGACGGCGGCGAAAAAGGCGGCTAAAATTTTAGCTCTTTTTAGGCGGAAAAATCTGCCTGTTTTTCACGTTCAGCACATTGCGACCAGCGCGGGAGCGACGTTTTTCTTACCTAACACGCGTGGCGCGCAGATTTACGAGCTAGTCGCCCCACTACCGCACGAACCCGTCATCGTTAAACAAGCTCCGGATAGCTTTTCAGGTACCGAGCTGAACGAGCGGTTAAAGGCACTCGGCGCGGAGCGAATTTTGGTCTGCGGGTCGATGAGTCATATGTGTATCGATACTACCGTGAGAAGCACGATGGAGAAGGGGTTTAAAGTGGCTTTGGCTCACGATGCGTGCGCGACTAAGGATATGAGCTTTAACGGCGAAAATTTGCCCGCCGCGCTCGTGCACAAGGCGTTTATGGCGGCTATGAGTGGAATCTTTGCCGACGTTAAAAGCACGGATGAGGTTTTGGCGGATTTTAGCGAGTAATAATTAATCCGAGGTGCGCTATTTTTTAAATTTTAGGCTAGCCGTGAAAGAATATTTATGCGGTCTAGCACAAATTTATTCGGAAGCTAGGGCGGTTAAGCGAGCATGCCGCTTGCGAGATTTTGCTACCAGGATTTCTCTAAAACCCTTAAATTTAAAACCAAGCGCTTACCCCCCCCCCCCCCCAAAAACCGCTCATACAAGCGCTAGTCTATTAAGGCCCGTATTTACGGCCATTTCACGTAAATTTGCGGTCTATTGTAGATTTAAGGCGTGATTAAAATACGCTACTCTGCGCCGCAAGGAGCGGGAGTGTCTGGTAGTGTTCACGCCTAACTCGGCTTTTTGCATTTATTGCCGCTTCTTGCTCTTGATACCGCGTCGTCGCTTGTCTGCGCCGATACGTAAATTTATCCCGCCCGTTTGCCTTAAAATTTGAGTAAATTTTATGATTTTTCTGCTAAAATCGCGTCTTTACGACTTTTAAAACTGTGGCGAAAAATCTCAAATCTGCCGCCAAATTTGCGTAAAACGACTAAAATTTTATAATCAAGGTATAAAATGGAGCTTTCGCATATTATCGTTTTGGCCCTAGTTCAGGGTATTAGCGAGTTTTTACCGATCTCTAGCTCGGCCCACCTCGTGCTTGTACCAAAGCTACTTGGCTGGGCGGATCAGGGACTAGCCTTTGACGTAGCCGTTCATGTTGGCACGCTCGCGGCGATACTTTTTTATTTTAAAGACAGACTTGCTGGGCTTATGCGAGATTTTTTCGCGTCTATCGCGCGTCGCGAGAGGGTCGGCGACAGCACGCTCGTGTGGTCGGTCGGCTTTGCGACCGTACCGGTGGGGCTTTTTGGCCTAGCGTTTAACGACGCCATCGAGCAGTACGCTAGAAACGGGCTCGTGATCGCGGCGATGACGATAATCTTTGGTATCGCGCTCTACGTCGCGGACAAAAAATCAGGCCTAAAAACCGAATACGAAATGACGATCAAGCTCGCTCTCATCGTGGGTCTAGCGCAGGCGATCGCGCTGATACCAGGCGTTTCGCGCTCGGGCGTGACGATGACGGCGGCGCTGATGCTGGGCTTTAGTCACAAAGCAAGCGCAAATTTCTCGTTTTTGCTCTCGATCCCCGTGATCGTGCTAGCAGGCGGCCTTGAAGCGGTGAAACTGATAAAAACCCCAGACGCGCTGCCTTGGAGCGACCTTGCTATCGGCGCGGCGATTAGCGGCCTTAGCGCGTATCTGTGCGTGCGGCTGTTTATGGCGCTGATCGCGCGCGCGAGCATGCTGCCGTTTGTTATCTACCGCATGATTTTGGGCGTGTTTTTGTTTGCGATGTTTTTATGAAAATGGGCGAATTTGGGCTCAAATTTGAGGTTTGCGGCCCAAATTTGCTTTGTAAATTTAAAGCGCAAATTTGACTAAGGTCAGTCAAAATTTATCTTTTCTAAAACCTCTTTTATCCTTTTGTTTCTACTCTCCATGCTATCTTCTTCGCTAAACATCCTATGTTCGCTATATTCAAACGACGGCAGGTCTTTAACCAAATCATAAATTTCCTCAAAGCTTAAAATCTTGCCGTGCAGGTCGTAGCCGACGTTTAGCGCCTTGCCTTTTATATTTGCGATATTTGCGTGGATATGGCCGTAGAGCTGGATCGCACCGTGGTGGCCTGCGTTCCACTCGGATATCGGATAGTGAAAGAGCACGAGTCGAAATTTATCCTTCCCGTGCTGCACGGTGATCTCTTTGTATTCGCAAATTTCCTCAAACAGCGCGTTGCCGTCTTGCTTTTTCATGGCCAGCAGCTCGTCTTTATGCTTTTTTATCGCTTCGTCGTGATTGCCTAGCACTAGGACGTGCTTGCCGTTTAGCTTGCTAAATATGGATATGTTGGTCCCGATATCCTTGTGAAAGCTAATATCGCCTATATTATAGACCGTGTCACAGGGGTTTACCCTCTCGTTCCAAAGGCGAATAAGCGCGCTATCCATCGCCTCCACGCTAGAAAAGGGCCTAAAGCACGGATGAAATTTCATGATATTGCTATGTCCGAAATGCAAATCGGAGGTAAAATAAATCATTTTTGCTCCTTTAAATCCACTTCAAATTTCTCGCCGCTTTTTATCTCCATGATAACTAGGCGCTTAAAAAATACGGCTCCTACGTCCATAGAAAATACGTTATTTTCGCGCCTGGTTATTCTATTTTCCTCGCTAGCTACGTGCCCGTGAAATATCCTCTTGCCCGTATTATTACTCTCCCAAAATGGCTCTATGCTCCACAGCACGTAGTCCTCGTCCTGCTCCTCTTCGCTTTTATCGCCGTCAAAGGCCGCGTGGACGAATATACTTTGCTCCGAGCTTACGATGTGCGGCATATTGCTGATAAAATCCTTTAGCCACGAGAGCGCGAAACTGTTTAAATTTCGCTTATAGATCGATCTTTTGGTTTTATCACCGCCGTTTCTAAGCCAAATTTGATGATCCAGGGAGTCGCCGCCAAAATACCCGTCCATCATCATTTTCTCGTGATTTCCCAGCACGTGGATCAGCGCGTATCCGTTTCTAACGAGCTCGGCGTATCTTTTGTATAGCCCGATCGTATCCTCGCCGCGGTCGCAGCTGTCGCCTAAAATAATAACCAAATCCTTTTTGGTCAAATTTATCTTTTTAAGCATCAGGTTAAAAAGCCCGAGGCAGCCGTGCATATCGCCGAATACGAAAATCCGCGCGTAATCATCTTCGTTTATGTGTTTTATCTTTATCATTTTTGGTTCTTGCGTTAAATTTGTGGAAAATTTTGGGTTAAGTTTTATAAGATTATGGCAGATGGGAAGGGATTCGAACCCTCGAAAGCTTGCACTTTACACGCGTTCCAGGCGTGCTCCTTCAACCGCTCGGACACCCATCTATGAAGCCTGGATTATAGCTAAAATTTAATAAGCGCAAACTTATATTTGAGTTTGATCGCGTTTTACGGCGGCGTCAAATTTGAGCGTGCATAAGGGTTTTAGCGTCATAAAGGTGCGGGTTAGGCCGCAGATCAGTCAAATTTGCCGCCAAATTTAGCCTAATTTTGAGCAAATTTATCCGCGCTTACCCAGAGCGAAAACAAACATCCTGCACGCCTCGCGAAACGGCTTTATCCAGCTCATCGCGCGACCGACTAGCCCCCAGCGATGTTTGTACATATTCATCATCGTGCCGATTTCCAGGCACTTTATGCGCTCTTTATCCCACGCCTCGACCTCGTCCTCGCCCGCGATACCCATCTTGATTTTTACCTCCTCTTTCATAAATTTTAGCGTGTCGTGTTTGCGTGTATTCATTTTTGTCGCGAAGTCGTTGAGTAGATCGACCAGTACCAGCCCGCTAAATCGCGCTGCCAAATTTAAGAAAAACTCCCGAAAAATCGGCTTTTCAAAAAACATCGACACGCCTTCTAGCACGAAAACAAACTCCTCTTCCGCGTGCTTTCTGGCTAACTCGTCCATCCACGCGGTTTCTAGCATCGAGCAGGGTAGGCTGTAGTTTCGCGGCGCTTTTGGCACGAGTTTATCGCGAAGGGCTATGACGTCCGGCAAATCAAGGTCGTAAAAGGTCGCCTCTGGGCAAACGGGAGCTAGCCTAAGAGGCCTGGTATCAAGCCCGGCGCCTACTTGAACGATGACGGCGGTCGGGTGCTCGCGGGTAAATTTAAGTATGCAGTCGTCAAAAAACCTCGCGCGTATCACCGTGCCGACCCTGCTTAGCGTCGAGCGGTCAAATTTGGCGAAATCATAATCTATCTTACTCACGACGTCTCCAGAAAACTCGTCCTTTAGTATGGGCGTAGTTTCTTGGTTTTCCTTGCTTCTAAAGTATAAATTTATGAGCAGCGTCTCAGAGACCGTTCCCTCAAATTCGATCTTTTCCATACAACTTTTCCTTTTTATTTTGATAATCTTTATGAAAATTGTAGTGCAAATGGCTTTAAAATTTTATAAAATTTAGCGTTTAACTCGCCGTTAATGCAATGTCGTTTATAATACGGCTTTTAAAAACGAAAAAAGGCAAAAAATGAAAAAAATCCTCATCATCGCAGGCTCGTGCAGCAACGGCGGCGCGGGACTGCAAGCCGATATCAAGGCGTGCGCGCACTTT
This genomic window contains:
- a CDS encoding metallophosphoesterase — its product is MIKIKHINEDDYARIFVFGDMHGCLGLFNLMLKKINLTKKDLVIILGDSCDRGEDTIGLYKRYAELVRNGYALIHVLGNHEKMMMDGYFGGDSLDHQIWLRNGGDKTKRSIYKRNLNSFALSWLKDFISNMPHIVSSEQSIFVHAAFDGDKSEEEQDEDYVLWSIEPFWESNNTGKRIFHGHVASEENRITRRENNVFSMDVGAVFFKRLVIMEIKSGEKFEVDLKEQK
- a CDS encoding undecaprenyl-diphosphate phosphatase is translated as MELSHIIVLALVQGISEFLPISSSAHLVLVPKLLGWADQGLAFDVAVHVGTLAAILFYFKDRLAGLMRDFFASIARRERVGDSTLVWSVGFATVPVGLFGLAFNDAIEQYARNGLVIAAMTIIFGIALYVADKKSGLKTEYEMTIKLALIVGLAQAIALIPGVSRSGVTMTAALMLGFSHKASANFSFLLSIPVIVLAGGLEAVKLIKTPDALPWSDLAIGAAISGLSAYLCVRLFMALIARASMLPFVIYRMILGVFLFAMFL
- the tkt gene encoding transketolase → MLKKMADTIRFLCADMVQQANSGHPGAPMGLADVMVVLAKFLNHNPKNPNWLNRDRLVFSGGHASSLVYSFLHLSGYDLSLDDLKNFRQLGSKTPGHPEIHTKGVEVATGPLGQGVANAVGFAMAAKYAANLLNDPQNAVIDHKIYCLCGDGDLQEGISYEACAVAGNLHLDNLVLIYDSNNITIEGDTSIAWSEDVKARFEAQGWDVARIDGHDYDQIEFALEQAAEKERPYLIIANTRIAKGAGELEGSHHSHGAPLGEEIIKAAKIAAGFDPERKFDIGEDVLIRFRAALEKGDLAEAQWNKKVENLSSESKNMLNALLNPDFSKINFPDFTGKKLATRDSNGVIMNEIARALPGFIGGSADLAPSNKTELKGMGDFPNGRNIHYGIREHAMAAINNAVARYGLFLPFSATFFIFSDYLKPSARIASLMSIRHFFIFTHDSIGVGEDGPTHQPIEQLSTLRAMPNFYTFRPADGNENALCWKAALNLRAPSAFVLSRQGLAPLEKGEFGGVENGAYLLKRAQNAKITLIASGSEVELCVKAAEILAARGIGANVVSAPCFDLLCEQPREYVDQIIDPATKVIAVEAASALEWYKFAGEIYSMKSFGESGKAGALFEYFGFTPEKIAEFASERA
- a CDS encoding metallophosphoesterase family protein, with the protein product MIYFTSDLHFGHSNIMKFHPCFRPFSSVEAMDSALIRLWNERVNPCDTVYNIGDISFHKDIGTNISIFSKLNGKHVLVLGNHDEAIKKHKDELLAMKKQDGNALFEEICEYKEITVQHGKDKFRLVLFHYPISEWNAGHHGAIQLYGHIHANIANIKGKALNVGYDLHGKILSFEEIYDLVKDLPSFEYSEHRMFSEEDSMESRNKRIKEVLEKINFD
- a CDS encoding class I SAM-dependent methyltransferase: MEKIEFEGTVSETLLINLYFRSKENQETTPILKDEFSGDVVSKIDYDFAKFDRSTLSRVGTVIRARFFDDCILKFTREHPTAVIVQVGAGLDTRPLRLAPVCPEATFYDLDLPDVIALRDKLVPKAPRNYSLPCSMLETAWMDELARKHAEEEFVFVLEGVSMFFEKPIFREFFLNLAARFSGLVLVDLLNDFATKMNTRKHDTLKFMKEEVKIKMGIAGEDEVEAWDKERIKCLEIGTMMNMYKHRWGLVGRAMSWIKPFREACRMFVFALGKRG
- a CDS encoding cysteine hydrolase family protein, encoding MKTALVLIDIQNDYFKGGTNELVGQETAAKKAAKILALFRRKNLPVFHVQHIATSAGATFFLPNTRGAQIYELVAPLPHEPVIVKQAPDSFSGTELNERLKALGAERILVCGSMSHMCIDTTVRSTMEKGFKVALAHDACATKDMSFNGENLPAALVHKAFMAAMSGIFADVKSTDEVLADFSE